One Rissa tridactyla isolate bRisTri1 chromosome 1, bRisTri1.patW.cur.20221130, whole genome shotgun sequence DNA segment encodes these proteins:
- the ZFX gene encoding zinc finger X-chromosomal protein isoform X3, producing MEAESESGSCKVDGICPEVIKVYIFKADPGEDDLGGTVDIVESEPENDHAVGLLDQNSSIRIPREKMVYMTVNDSQHEDEDLNVAEIADEVYMEVIVGEEDAAVAHEQQIDDTEIKTFMPIAWAAAYGNNNDGIESRNGTASALLHIDESAGLGRLAKQKPKKKRRPESRQYQTAIIIGPDGHPLTVYPCMICGKKFKSRGFLKRHMKNHPEHLLTKKKYRCTDCDYTTNKKISLHNHLESHKLTNKTEKLIECDECGKSFSHAGTLFTHKMVHRDKGVNKMHKCKFCDYETAEQGLLSHHLLAVHSKNFPHICVECGKGFRHPSELKKHMRIHTGEKPYQCQYCEYRSADSSNLKTHVKTKHSKETPFKCDICFQTFSDTKELQQHTLMHQESKTHQCLHCDHKSSNSSDLKRHIISVHTKDYPHKCDMCDKGFHRPSELKKHVAAHKGKKLHQCRHCDFKIADPFILSRHILSVHTKDLPFRCKRCRKGFRQQNELKKHMKTHSGRKVYQCEYCEYSTTDASGFKRHVISIHTKDYPHRCEYCKKGFRRPSEKNQHIMRHHKDVGLP from the exons GGGGCACAGTAGACATTGTGGAGAGCGAGCCAGAGAATGACCACGCAGTTGGATTACTTGATCAAAATAGCAGTATTCGTATTCCAAGGGAGAAAATGGTTTACATGACTGTAAATGATTCTCAGCACGAAGATGAAGACTTAA aTGTTGCAGAAATAGCTGATGAGGTTTATATGGAAGTGATTGTAGGAGAGGAGGATGCAGCAGTGGCCCATGAACAGCAAATTGATGACACTGAAATTAAAACTTTCATGCCCATAGCTTGGGCAGCAGCTTATG GTAATAATAATGACGGCATTGAAAGTCGGAATGGCACTGCAAGTGCTCTTTTGCACATAGATGAGTCAGCTGGACTTGGGAGACTGGCTAagcaaaaaccaaagaaaaaaaggagacctGAGTCTAGGCAGTATCAAACAG caATAATCATTGGCCCTGATGGTCATCCGTTGACAGTCTACCCCTGCATGATTTGTGGAAAGAAATTTAAATCTAGAGGTTTCTTGAAAAGGCACATGAAAAACCACCCGGAGCACCTTCTTACTAAGAAGAAATACAGATGCACAGACTGTGATTACACTAcgaataaaaaaataagtttacatAACCACTTGGAGAGTCATAAGCTgaccaacaaaacagaaaagcttatTGAGTGCGATGAGTGTGGGAAAAGCTTCTCTCATGCAGGAACTTTATTTACTCACAAGATGGTGCACAGGGACAAAGGAGTTAATAAAATGCACAAGTGCAAATTCTGCGACTATGAGACAGCAGAACAAGGATTACTGAGTCACCACCTTTTAGCTGTCCACAGCAAGAACTTTCCTCACATTTGCGTGGAGTGTGGCAAAGGATTTCGCCATCCATCAGAGCTCAAGAAGCACATGCGAATCCACACTGGTGAAAAACCCTACCAGTGCCAATATTGCGAATACCGATCTGCCGACTCTTCTAACTTGAAAACTCACGTAAAGACTAAACACAGTAAGGAAACGCCATTCAAGTGCGATATTTGTTTCCAGACTTTTTCAGATACCAAAGAGCTACAGCAGCATACGCTTATGCATCAAGAAAGTAAAACACATCAGTGTTTGCATTGTGACCATAAGAGCTCAAACTCGAGTGATCTGAAACGACACATAATTTCAGTCCACACGAAAGACTATCCTCATAAGTGTGATATGTGTGATAAAGGCTTTCATCGGCCTTCGGAACTGAAAAAACACGTGGCGGCTCACAAGGGTAAAAAATTGCATCAATGCAGACATTGTGACTTTAAGATTGCAGATCCCTTCATTCTGAGTCGCCACATACTCTCAGTTCACACAAAGGATCTTCCATTCAGGTGCAAGAGATGTAGGAAGGGCTTTAGGCAACAAAACGAGctgaaaaaacacatgaaaacacaCAGTGGCAGGAAAGTTTATCAATGTGAGTACTGTGAGTATAGCACTACAGACGCCTCAGGCTTCAAACGGCATGTTATTTCCATTCATACAAAAGACTACCCTCACCGTTGTGAGTATTGCAAGAAAGGGTTCCGAAGGCCTTCAGAGAAGAACCAGCACATTATGCGGCATCATAAAGATGTTGGGCTGCCTTAA